A single Thermoanaerobacterium sp. RBIITD DNA region contains:
- a CDS encoding DUF4351 domain-containing protein — protein sequence MNDWHSDFVTAIKEELKDEKVEIKQEEYLSKEPLKIDVIIIKKEKDVKINKRIGQIFKRYNIIEYKSPDDYVSIDDYFKGLGYVYLYKSIMNAYDKSRKEVDDIKIDELTLTFVCSNLPKKLISFLEEHKIKLDNSDNGIYYIDNEWIPVQIIVLSELENVEENYPLMVLSNNMYFKNAIEKLFTSINEAKEYDNKIRLIEAAFRIDPSKVSEVIKMYADRLNEEQMKYVINNLKEANFKIYTEEELKKSMEKGMEKGMENLVIRQLKKKFSDIPEKYIKLIEDADEKTLLRIADNIFEINKIEDLEKYITF from the coding sequence ATGAATGATTGGCACAGCGATTTTGTAACAGCCATAAAAGAAGAGCTAAAAGATGAAAAAGTTGAAATAAAACAAGAAGAATATCTATCAAAAGAGCCTTTAAAAATAGATGTCATAATAATAAAAAAAGAAAAAGATGTAAAGATAAATAAAAGGATAGGACAAATATTTAAAAGATACAACATAATAGAGTACAAGTCTCCAGATGATTATGTATCAATAGATGATTATTTCAAGGGATTAGGCTATGTATATCTATATAAATCAATAATGAATGCTTACGATAAATCACGAAAAGAAGTTGATGACATAAAGATAGATGAATTAACACTAACATTTGTATGTAGCAATCTTCCGAAAAAACTCATATCATTTTTAGAAGAACATAAAATAAAATTAGACAATTCTGATAATGGCATTTATTATATAGATAATGAATGGATACCGGTGCAGATAATAGTATTGTCTGAGTTAGAAAATGTAGAGGAAAATTATCCATTGATGGTTTTATCAAATAACATGTATTTTAAAAATGCAATAGAGAAACTATTCACCAGTATAAATGAAGCAAAAGAATACGACAATAAAATAAGATTAATTGAGGCGGCATTTAGAATAGATCCGAGTAAAGTTTCGGAGGTGATTAAGATGTATGCGGACAGATTAAATGAAGAACAGATGAAATATGTAATAAACAACTTAAAGGAAGCGAACTTTAAAATATATACTGAGGAAGAATTAAAAAAGAGTATGGAAAAAGGCATGGAAAAAGGTATGGAAAACTTAGTAATAAGACAATTGAAGAAGAAATTTAGTGATATACCTGAAAAATATATCAAGTTAATCGAAGATGCAGATGAGAAAACATTGCTTAGAATAGCAGACAATATATTTGAAATTAATAAGATAGAAGACTTAGAAAAATATATTACTTTTTGA
- a CDS encoding DUF4351 domain-containing protein has protein sequence MKDINLDISYQNNDIILKSMAQEFKDKSLEFYGINAPKIVTVIPANLPSIEVKEDRLDFIFLLEDDSLLHMEFQTTNKKADIKRFLQYDTRLYSKYERTIRTVVIYSGKIEEAISRLDIGSIIYNVEQVFLAKYDGDKIYKELNEKIDRKLQLTDIDKLNLIFFPLMGSKKSSDEMAIDAVELAKKIEDEDEKTYIIGALIGISDKFLTEEYKNKLKGAIRMTKIAEMLIQEGKAEGKAEGKVELIIKQLKKRFNKIPEFYVKRMYELNIDKLEKIGEDIFDIKKIEDLDKYFNDN, from the coding sequence GTGAAGGATATTAATTTAGATATATCTTATCAGAATAACGATATAATATTAAAATCAATGGCACAAGAATTCAAAGATAAATCGCTGGAGTTTTACGGGATAAATGCACCTAAAATAGTGACAGTTATACCGGCGAATTTACCGTCAATTGAAGTTAAGGAAGATAGGCTGGATTTTATATTTCTTTTGGAAGATGACTCATTGCTGCATATGGAATTTCAAACGACAAATAAAAAAGCCGATATAAAAAGATTTTTGCAGTATGACACAAGGCTTTATAGTAAATATGAGAGAACAATAAGAACTGTTGTAATATATTCTGGTAAAATAGAAGAAGCGATTAGTAGATTAGACATTGGATCAATAATATATAATGTAGAACAAGTATTTTTAGCAAAATATGATGGTGACAAAATATATAAAGAATTAAACGAAAAAATTGATAGGAAATTACAACTAACAGATATAGACAAATTGAACTTAATATTTTTCCCACTTATGGGCAGTAAAAAAAGCAGTGATGAGATGGCAATAGATGCAGTAGAACTGGCGAAAAAAATAGAAGATGAAGATGAAAAAACATATATAATCGGTGCATTAATAGGAATAAGTGATAAATTTTTGACTGAGGAATATAAAAATAAATTGAAAGGAGCGATAAGAATGACTAAGATAGCCGAAATGTTGATACAAGAGGGAAAGGCCGAAGGAAAGGCTGAAGGAAAGGTTGAATTAATAATAAAACAATTAAAAAAAAGATTTAACAAAATACCAGAATTTTATGTAAAAAGAATGTACGAGTTAAATATAGATAAATTAGAAAAGATAGGTGAGGATATTTTTGATATAAAAAAGATAGAGGATCTAGATAAATACTTTAATGATAATTAG